In Lotus japonicus ecotype B-129 chromosome 5, LjGifu_v1.2, one genomic interval encodes:
- the LOC130716583 gene encoding somatic embryogenesis receptor kinase 2-like: MERKLCSLAFIWCVLLVNPLWLIAANKEGDVLHRLRKNLKDPYNVLQSWDPKLANPCTWFHVTCNGDNSVVRVDLGDAALSGRLVPQLGQLKNLQYLELFNNSIRGPIPSDLGKLTNLVSLDLYLNRFSGPIPDSLGKLSKLRFLRLNNNRLSGHIPMILTNIDTLQVLDLSNNRLSGLVPNNGSFALFTPISFANNLDLCGPVTGNPCPGSPPFSPPPPPPCVPPPPIYGV, encoded by the exons ATGGAGAGAAAGTTGTGTTCTTTAGCTTTCATTTGGTGTGTCTTGTTGGTTAATCCACTATGGCTGATTGCTGCTAACAAGGAAG GTGATGTTTTACATAGGCTGAGGAAAAATTTGAAGGATCCTTACAATGTTCTGCAAAGTTGGGACCCTAAACTTGCCAATCCATGCACATGGTTTCATGTAACATGCAACGGTGATAATAGTGTCGTAAGAGT TGATCTAGGAGATGCTGCTTTGTCTGGTCGACTTGTTCCCCAGCTTGGTCAACTCAAGAATTTGCAGTATTT GGAACTTTTCAACAATAGCATAAGAGGCCCTATTCCAAGTGACCTGGGGAAACTTACTAACCTGGTAAGCTTGGATTTGTACCTAAACCGTTTCTCTGGCCCTATCCCAGATTCATTGGGCAAGTTGTCAAAGTTGCGTTTCCT CCGGCTTAACAACAATAGACTGAGTGGTCATATTCCCATGATTCTGACAAATATTGATACTCTCCAAGTTCT GGATTTGTCTAATAACCGTCTCTCAGGATTGGTTCCCAATAATGGTTCCTTCGCATTATTCACTCCTATAAG TTTTGCAAACAACTTGGATCTGTGTGGACCAGTCACTGGGAACCCTTGCCCAGGCTCTCCCCcattttctcctcctcctcctcctccatgtGTCCCTCCGCCGCCAATTTATGGAGTTTAG